The genomic region GATAACCGATTGAGGGTGGGACTAACTTCGGATGGAGAAGGTTTATCAGCGCAGGGACTAGCTGCACAGGTGAGAGGACTAACTGAGCAGGTCCTGTCTGCGCAGGAACTAACTGAGCAGGGCCTGTCTGCGCAGGGACTACCTGCGCAGGGGCTAACTGCGCAGCGTGCGTGGCCAAATACGCGAGGCGGACCATTTGGAGGCAGGGATAACCGATAGGGGGCGGAGAAAACCGATTGGGGCTTGTCTAACTGCTGCGGGATAAGGGCTATCTGCGCAGCGTCTAACTGCACAGATGTGTGAACTAAATACGCAGGACCTGTCTACGCAGGGATTACCTGCGCAGGGGCTAACTGCGCAGCGGGCAGGACCAAATACGTGGGGTTGACCGTTTGGGGGCGTGGATAACCGATTGAGGGTGGGACTAACTGTTGATGGAGAAGGTTTACCTGCTCAGCGGCTAGCTGCACAGTTCGGAGGACTAACTGAGCAGGGCCTATCTGCGCAGGGACTACCTGCACAGGGGCTAACTGCTCAGCGGGCGGGACCAAATACGCGGGGCTGACCGGTTGGGGGCGTGAATAACCGATTGGGGACGGGACAAGCCGTTTGGGGGCGGGGCAAACCGTTTGGGGCTCGGTTAACTGCTGCGGGAGAAGGGCTATCTGCGCAGCGTCTAACTGTACAGATTTGTGGATCAACTACGCAGGACCTGTCTACGCAGGGATTACCTGCGCAGGGGCTAACTGCGCAGCGGGCGGGACCAAATACGCGGGGTTGACCGTTTGGGACGTGGGTAACCGATTGAGGGTGCGACTAACTTTTGATGGAGAAGGTTTACCTGCGCAGCGGCTAGCTGCACAGTTCGGAGGACTAACTGAGCAGGGCCTATCTGCGCAGGGACTACCTGCACAGGGGCTAACTGCTCAGCAGGCGGGACCAAATACGCGGGGCTGACCGGTTGGGGGCGTGGATAACCGATTGGGGGCGGGACAAGCCGTTTGGGGGCGGGGCAAACCGTTTCGGGATTGGCTAACTGCTGCGGGAGAAGGGCTATCTGCGCAGCGTCTAACTGCACAGATGTGTGGACTAACTACGCAGGACCTGTCTACGCAGGGATTACCTGCGCAGGGGCTAACTGCGCAGCGGGCGGGACCAAATACGCGGGGTTGACCGTTTGGGACGTGGGTAACCGATTGAGGGTGCGACTAACTTTTGATGGAGAAGGTTTACCTGCGCAGCGGCTAGCTGCACAGTTCGGAGGACTAACTGAGCAGGGCCTATCTGCGCAGGGACTACCTGCACAGGGGCTAACTGCTCAGCAGGCGGGACCAAATACGCGGGGCTGACCGGTTGGGGGCGTGGATAACCGATTGGGGGCGGGACAAGCCGTTTGGGGGCGGGGCAAACCGTTTCGGGATTGGCTAACTGCTGCGGGAGAAGGGCTATCTGCGCAGCGTCTAACTGCACAGATGTGTGGACTAACTACGCAGGACCTGTCTACGCAGGGATTACCTGCGCAGGGGCGAACTGCGCAGCGGGCGGGTCCAAATTCGCGGGGTTGACCGTTTGGGGACGAGGATAACCGATTGAGAGTGGGACTAACTTCTGATGAAGCAGGTTTATCTACGCTAGGGCTACCTGCACAGTTCGAATGACTAACTGAGCAGGGCCAGTCTGCGCAGGGACTAACTGAGCAGGGCATGTCTGCGCAGGAACTACCTGCGCAGGGGCTAACTGCACAGCGGGCGTGGCCAAATACGCGAGGCGGACCGTTTGGAGGCGGGGATAACCGATTGGGGCGGGGCACACCGTTTGGGACGCGACTAACTGCTGAGGGAGAAGGGCTATCTGCGCAGCGTCTAACTGCACAGGTATGTGGACTAACTACGCAGGACCTGTCTACGCAGGGATTACCTGCGCAGGAGTTAACTGCGCAGCGGGCGGGTCCAAATTCGCGAGGTTGACCGTTTGGGGGAGTGGATAATCGATTGAGGGTGGGGCTAATTTCTGATGGAGAAGGTTTATCTGCGCAGCGGCTAGTTGCACAGTTCGAAGGACTAACTGAGCAGGGTCTATCTGCGCAGGGACTACCTGCACAGTGGCTAACTGCTCAGCGGGCGGGACCAAATACGCGGGGCTGACAATTTGGGGCGGCGCTAATCATTTCAGGGGGGGGGGCTAATCGATTGGGGACGGGGCTAACTGCTGCGGGAGAAGGGCTATCTGCCCAGCGGCTAACTGCTCAGGTAGGAGGACTAACAACGC from Vespa velutina chromosome 20, iVesVel2.1, whole genome shotgun sequence harbors:
- the LOC124956067 gene encoding vegetative cell wall protein gp1-like, whose protein sequence is MPCSVSPCADWPCSVSHSNCAGSPSVDKPASSEVSPTLNRLSSSPNGQPREFGPARCAVRPCAGNPCVDRSCVVSPHICAVRRCADSPSPAAVSQSRNGLPRPQTACPAPNRLSTPPTGSPCADRPCSVSPPNCAASRCAGKPSPSKVSRTLNRLPTSQTVNPAYLVPPAAQLAPAQLDAAQIALLPQQLANPETVCPAPKRLVPPPIGYPRPQPVSPAYLVPPAEQLAPVQVVPAQIGPAQLVLRTVQLAAAQLDAAQIALLPQQLTEPQTVCPAPKRLVPSPIGYSRPQPVSPAYLVPPAEQLAPVQVVPAQIGPAQLVLRTVQLAAEQVNLLHQQLVPPSIGYPRPQTVNPTYLVLPAAQLAPAQLDAAQIALIPQQLDKPQSVFSAPYRLSLPPNGPPRVFGHARCAVSPCAGSPCADRPCSVSSCADRTCSVSPLTCAASPCADKPSPSETGPALLVHTPVQLDAAQLALLPQQLVEPPTVCPAPNRLSPPPNGHPRVFCHVRCAVSLCAGSSCTDRPCSVSSPNCAASSCANKPSLSEAPPAIGYHCPQTVSPAYLVPPVAQAVLAQTGPA